A genomic segment from Curtobacterium sp. MCSS17_007 encodes:
- a CDS encoding A/G-specific adenine glycosylase: MATPLVAWFRTEARDLPWRRPGFPAWGTLVSEIMLQQTQVARVVPRLEAWLTRWPTPADLAASPPGEAVRAWDRLGYPRRALALHAAATAIAERHGNVVPRDVDALLALPGIGDYTARAVAVFAYGDRHPVVDVNVRRVLARAVLGHGEPGPARAKHDLPLMESVLPEDRDDAAATNAAVMELGALVCVARSPACDVCPIADRCAWRAAGYPDHDGPRAPKQARFAGSDRQVRGLVMAELRASDVPVTRDEIDLVWPDAEQRARALASLLRDGLVVGDDATGYRLPDA, from the coding sequence ATCGCGACGCCGCTCGTCGCCTGGTTCCGCACCGAGGCGCGCGACCTGCCGTGGCGCCGACCGGGGTTCCCGGCGTGGGGCACGCTCGTCAGCGAGATCATGCTCCAGCAGACACAGGTGGCGCGCGTCGTCCCCCGACTGGAGGCGTGGCTCACCCGGTGGCCGACCCCCGCGGACCTCGCGGCGTCGCCTCCGGGCGAGGCGGTTCGCGCGTGGGACCGGCTGGGGTACCCGAGACGCGCACTCGCGCTGCACGCAGCGGCGACCGCCATCGCCGAACGGCACGGCAACGTCGTGCCGAGGGACGTGGACGCGCTCCTCGCGCTGCCCGGCATCGGCGACTACACCGCACGGGCGGTGGCGGTCTTCGCGTACGGAGACCGACACCCCGTCGTCGACGTGAACGTCCGTCGGGTGCTCGCCCGGGCCGTGCTCGGCCACGGCGAGCCGGGACCCGCGAGGGCGAAGCACGACCTGCCGCTCATGGAGTCGGTGCTCCCGGAGGACCGCGACGACGCGGCCGCGACGAACGCCGCGGTCATGGAGCTCGGCGCGCTCGTGTGCGTCGCCCGCTCCCCCGCGTGCGACGTGTGTCCGATCGCCGACCGGTGCGCGTGGCGTGCTGCCGGCTACCCCGACCACGACGGGCCGCGCGCGCCGAAGCAGGCGCGGTTCGCCGGGAGCGACCGGCAGGTGCGCGGCCTGGTGATGGCGGAGCTGCGTGCGAGCGACGTCCCGGTGACGCGCGACGAGATCGACCTGGTCTGGCCCGACGCCGAACAGCGCGCTCGGGCCCTCGCGTCCCTGCTCCGCGACGGGCTCGTCGTCGGCGACGACGCGACGGGCTACCGGCTCCCCGACGCCTGA
- the rbfA gene encoding 30S ribosome-binding factor RbfA, whose product MADPQRARKMADRIKEVVARRLDKGLRDPRLGFVTITDVRVTGDLQHASVFYTVYGSEQERADSAAALKAATGMLRSEVGKNITARLTPSLEFIADALPETSAHMEDLLVQAQQRDAQVRAASAGAQYAGDADPYKHDDDEGDDDDVEREPRA is encoded by the coding sequence ATGGCCGATCCGCAGCGCGCTCGCAAGATGGCGGACCGCATCAAGGAAGTCGTCGCACGGCGGCTCGACAAGGGGCTGCGCGACCCGCGGCTCGGTTTCGTCACCATCACCGACGTCCGTGTGACCGGCGACCTGCAGCACGCGTCGGTCTTCTACACCGTCTACGGTTCGGAGCAGGAGCGCGCCGACTCGGCCGCCGCCCTCAAGGCGGCCACCGGCATGCTCCGCAGCGAGGTCGGCAAGAACATCACCGCCCGGCTCACCCCGTCGCTCGAGTTCATCGCGGACGCGCTGCCGGAGACGTCGGCGCACATGGAGGACCTGCTCGTCCAGGCGCAGCAGCGTGACGCGCAGGTGCGTGCCGCGTCGGCCGGCGCGCAGTACGCCGGTGACGCCGACCCGTACAAGCACGACGACGACGAGGGCGATGACGACGACGTGGAGCGCGAGCCCCGCGCCTGA
- the infB gene encoding translation initiation factor IF-2, whose amino-acid sequence MAKPRVHEIASELGVDSKTAMEKLKELGEFVKGPSSSVEPPVARKLRAALQADGAATASKPATPSAPAKTAAPRSGAPKPGGPRPGPARPAPAPKAEPEVQAPVADAPTPAAPKSVAQRQAEAEAAQKAAAAEKAAGGSSESKGDAVKPGGAPKPGSAAGPKPGGPKPGARPGNNPYASSQGMGSRPPRPGNNPFASNQGMGQRPAGGAGGGNGIPRPAPPRPGVPRPGAPRPGGPGQANRPNGFGQRPGQGGGRGGPGGRPGGAGGAGGGFPRPAFSGPRPGGGGGRGRGPGGGTAGAFGRGGGKSRARKSKRTKRAEYEMRQAPSLGGVQVPRGDGNTVVRLRRGASISDFADKIDASPGNLVTVLFHLGEMATATESLDEATFEVLGEELGYKIQIVSPEDEDRELLEGFDIDIDAEYADEDDSVLQQRPPVVTVMGHVDHGKTRLLDAIRNSKVVEGEAGGITQHIGAYQIVTEHEGIERPITFIDTPGHEAFTAMRARGAQVTDIAILVVAADDGIMPQTIEALNHAQSAGVPIVVAVNKIDKEGANPAKVRQQLTEYNLVAEEYGGDVMFVDVSARNNVGIQDLLDAVLLTADAGLDLRANPDKDARGVAIEARLDKGRGSVATVLIQSGTLHVGDAIVAGTAYGRVRAMTDENGVAVKAATPSRPVQVQGLSSVPRAGDTFLVTEEDRTARQIAEKREAAERNAQLAKARKRISLEDFTRALEEGKVDSLNLIIKGDVSGAVEALEQSLLDIEVDDSVQLRILHRGVGAITESDIDLATIDNAIVVGFNVRPDVKARERAAREGIDVRFYSVIYNALEDIEQSLKGMLKPEYEEVQSGVAEIREVFRSSKFGNIAGVIVRSGTITRNAKARVIREGVVLADGLAIESLRRFKDDVTEVRTDFEAGIGLGKYNDIQIGDEIETTELVEKPRD is encoded by the coding sequence GTGGCAAAACCACGCGTACACGAGATCGCATCCGAACTCGGTGTCGACAGCAAGACCGCAATGGAGAAGCTCAAGGAACTCGGCGAGTTCGTCAAGGGCCCGAGCTCCAGTGTGGAACCCCCCGTCGCGCGCAAGCTCCGTGCTGCGCTGCAGGCGGACGGCGCCGCGACGGCGTCGAAGCCCGCGACCCCGAGCGCTCCCGCGAAGACCGCGGCTCCGCGGTCCGGTGCCCCGAAGCCCGGCGGTCCCCGCCCGGGTCCGGCGCGTCCGGCCCCGGCACCGAAGGCCGAGCCCGAGGTGCAGGCGCCAGTCGCCGACGCCCCGACGCCGGCCGCGCCGAAGTCCGTCGCGCAGCGCCAGGCCGAGGCCGAGGCTGCGCAGAAGGCCGCTGCCGCCGAGAAGGCAGCCGGTGGCTCGTCCGAGTCGAAGGGTGACGCCGTCAAGCCCGGCGGCGCGCCGAAGCCCGGCTCCGCAGCCGGCCCGAAGCCCGGCGGCCCCAAGCCGGGTGCCCGTCCGGGTAACAACCCCTACGCGTCGAGCCAGGGCATGGGCTCGCGCCCGCCGCGTCCGGGCAACAACCCGTTCGCGTCGAACCAGGGCATGGGTCAGCGTCCCGCCGGCGGTGCCGGTGGTGGCAACGGCATCCCGCGTCCGGCCCCGCCGCGTCCCGGTGTGCCCCGTCCGGGCGCTCCGCGTCCGGGTGGTCCCGGTCAGGCGAACCGTCCCAACGGCTTCGGGCAGCGCCCGGGCCAGGGTGGCGGTCGTGGCGGTCCCGGCGGTCGTCCGGGTGGTGCCGGTGGTGCCGGTGGTGGCTTCCCGCGTCCGGCCTTCAGCGGCCCGCGTCCCGGCGGTGGCGGTGGCCGTGGTCGTGGCCCCGGCGGCGGTACCGCTGGTGCCTTCGGTCGTGGTGGCGGCAAGAGCCGCGCCCGGAAGTCGAAGCGGACGAAGCGCGCCGAGTACGAGATGCGGCAGGCGCCGTCGCTCGGCGGTGTGCAGGTCCCTCGTGGCGACGGCAACACGGTCGTCCGTCTGCGTCGTGGTGCGAGCATCTCGGACTTCGCGGACAAGATCGACGCGAGCCCCGGCAACCTGGTGACCGTGCTGTTCCACCTCGGTGAGATGGCCACGGCGACCGAGTCGCTGGACGAGGCCACGTTCGAGGTCCTCGGCGAGGAGCTCGGCTACAAGATCCAGATCGTCTCGCCGGAGGACGAGGACCGCGAGCTCCTCGAGGGCTTCGACATCGACATCGACGCCGAGTACGCCGACGAAGACGACTCCGTCCTGCAGCAGCGTCCCCCGGTCGTCACCGTCATGGGTCACGTCGACCACGGCAAGACCCGCCTCCTCGACGCCATCCGCAACTCGAAGGTGGTCGAGGGCGAGGCCGGTGGCATCACGCAGCACATCGGTGCGTACCAGATCGTCACCGAGCACGAGGGCATCGAGCGTCCGATCACGTTCATCGACACCCCGGGTCACGAGGCCTTCACGGCCATGCGTGCCCGCGGTGCGCAGGTGACGGACATCGCGATCCTGGTGGTCGCGGCGGACGACGGCATCATGCCCCAGACAATCGAGGCACTGAACCACGCGCAGTCGGCCGGTGTGCCGATCGTGGTCGCGGTGAACAAGATCGACAAGGAGGGCGCGAACCCGGCGAAGGTCCGGCAGCAGCTCACCGAGTACAACCTGGTGGCCGAGGAGTACGGCGGCGACGTCATGTTCGTCGACGTGTCGGCGCGCAACAACGTCGGCATCCAGGACCTGCTCGACGCGGTGCTGCTCACGGCGGACGCCGGTCTCGACCTGCGTGCGAACCCCGACAAGGACGCCCGCGGTGTCGCGATCGAGGCCCGACTCGACAAGGGTCGCGGTTCCGTGGCGACGGTGCTCATCCAGTCCGGCACGCTGCACGTCGGTGACGCCATCGTGGCGGGCACGGCCTACGGCCGCGTCCGCGCCATGACGGACGAGAACGGTGTGGCGGTCAAGGCCGCGACGCCGAGCCGTCCGGTCCAGGTGCAGGGTCTGTCGTCGGTGCCGCGCGCCGGTGACACCTTCCTGGTCACGGAAGAGGACCGCACGGCCCGCCAGATCGCCGAGAAGCGTGAGGCCGCCGAGCGCAACGCCCAGCTGGCCAAGGCCCGCAAGCGCATCTCGCTCGAGGACTTCACCCGTGCGCTCGAAGAGGGCAAGGTCGACTCGCTCAACCTCATCATCAAGGGTGACGTCTCCGGTGCCGTCGAGGCACTCGAGCAGTCGCTCCTGGACATCGAGGTCGACGACAGCGTCCAGCTCCGCATCCTGCACCGCGGTGTGGGTGCGATCACGGAGTCGGACATCGACCTGGCCACGATCGACAACGCGATCGTCGTCGGCTTCAACGTCCGTCCGGACGTCAAGGCCCGCGAGCGTGCCGCCCGCGAAGGCATCGACGTGCGCTTCTACTCGGTCATCTACAACGCACTCGAGGACATCGAGCAGTCCCTCAAGGGCATGCTCAAGCCCGAGTACGAAGAGGTCCAGTCGGGTGTCGCCGAGATCCGCGAGGTGTTCCGTTCCTCGAAGTTCGGCAACATCGCGGGTGTCATCGTCCGCTCCGGCACGATCACGCGCAACGCCAAGGCGCGCGTCATCCGTGAAGGTGTGGTGCTCGCCGACGGCCTGGCCATCGAGTCGCTGCGTCGCTTCAAGGACGACGTCACCGAGGTCCGCACGGACTTCGAGGCCGGTATCGGTCTGGGCAAGTACAACGACATCCAGATCGGCGACGAGATCGAGACCACCGAGCTCGTCGAGAAGCCGCGCGACTGA
- a CDS encoding YlxR family protein: protein MVVPVRTCIGSRRRAPRSSLLRVVALSDGRVVADPKAVMPGRGAWLTPTVEAHDQAVKRRAYRRALRLDREPDTSAVRDYLEALDAEEQARHRDTTEQAERLMDN from the coding sequence ATGGTGGTTCCCGTCAGAACATGCATCGGCAGTCGTCGTCGTGCTCCCCGGTCCTCCCTCCTCCGTGTCGTCGCCCTGAGTGACGGTCGCGTCGTGGCGGACCCGAAGGCAGTCATGCCGGGGCGGGGAGCCTGGCTCACCCCGACCGTCGAAGCACATGATCAGGCCGTCAAGCGCAGGGCCTACCGCCGCGCGCTCCGGCTCGACCGTGAACCCGACACGTCAGCGGTACGTGACTACCTCGAGGCGCTCGACGCCGAAGAGCAGGCGCGTCACCGGGACACGACAGAACAGGCTGAACGGCTTATGGACAACTGA
- the nusA gene encoding transcription termination factor NusA translates to MKIDLAVLRLMEREREIPFDELVRIIEQAILTAYQKHRVENDEPVDAQARVELDRKSGEVSVYVPERDDEGTVVGEAVDQPSDFGRIAAFAAKQVINQRLRDIGDDKILGQFRGKEGDIVAGVIQQGPNPKMVHVDLGTVEAILPPEEQVPGEEYKHGNRIRVYVTSVGRGAKGPQITVSRTHPGLVRKLFALEVPEIASGVVEITSIAREAGHRTKLAVKANEPGVNAKGACIGELGARVRAVTTELGAEKIDIVDYSSDLASFVASALSPAKVTSAFVLDASTKAVRALVPDYQLSLAIGKEGQNARLAAKLTGARIDIQPDSILDGDE, encoded by the coding sequence GTGAAGATCGACCTCGCAGTCCTGCGACTCATGGAGCGCGAGCGGGAGATCCCGTTCGACGAACTCGTCCGCATCATCGAACAGGCCATCCTGACGGCGTACCAGAAGCACCGCGTGGAGAACGACGAGCCCGTCGACGCCCAGGCGCGCGTCGAGCTCGACCGGAAGTCCGGCGAGGTGTCGGTGTACGTCCCGGAGCGCGACGACGAGGGCACCGTCGTCGGCGAGGCCGTCGACCAGCCGAGCGACTTCGGCCGCATCGCCGCCTTCGCCGCGAAGCAGGTCATCAACCAGCGCCTGCGCGACATCGGCGACGACAAGATCCTCGGCCAGTTCCGGGGCAAGGAGGGCGACATCGTCGCCGGCGTCATCCAGCAGGGCCCGAACCCGAAGATGGTGCACGTGGACCTCGGCACGGTCGAGGCGATCCTGCCGCCCGAGGAGCAGGTGCCGGGCGAGGAGTACAAGCACGGCAACCGCATCCGCGTCTACGTCACGAGCGTCGGCCGCGGCGCGAAGGGCCCGCAGATCACCGTGTCCCGCACACACCCGGGCCTGGTCCGGAAGCTGTTCGCCCTCGAGGTGCCGGAGATCGCCTCGGGCGTCGTCGAGATCACCTCGATCGCTCGCGAGGCCGGACACCGCACCAAGCTCGCGGTGAAGGCGAACGAGCCGGGCGTCAACGCGAAGGGCGCCTGCATCGGCGAGCTCGGTGCCCGTGTCCGCGCGGTGACGACGGAGCTCGGGGCCGAGAAGATCGACATCGTCGACTACTCGTCCGACCTGGCGTCCTTCGTCGCGAGCGCGCTGTCGCCGGCGAAGGTGACGAGTGCGTTCGTGCTCGACGCGTCGACGAAGGCCGTCCGTGCCCTCGTGCCGGACTACCAGCTGTCCCTCGCGATCGGCAAGGAGGGGCAGAATGCCCGCCTCGCCGCGAAGCTGACCGGTGCGCGCATCGACATCCAGCCGGATTCGATCCTGGACGGCGACGAGTGA
- a CDS encoding proline--tRNA ligase — MVTRLSHLFLRTLRDDPSDAEVTSHKLLVRAGYVRRQSPGIFAWLPLGLRVRHKIEDIIREEMVAAGAQEVLLPALLPREPYEATNRWTEYGDGMFRLQDRKGSDYLLAPTHEEMFALLVKDLYGSYKDLPVTLFQIQDKYRDEARPRAGLLRGREFTMKDAYSFDLTDEGLERSYQVMRDAYEAIFARLGLEYVIVKADAGAMGGSKSEEFLHPIGVGEDTFVRSAGGYAANVEAYVTPVPDALPIAGQPEPVLLPAADTPTIDTLVAHANEVAPRDGAPWTAADTLKNVVLALTHLDGTREVVVVGLPGDREVDLKRAEVAFAPAEVEAAGDDDFRKHPGVFVKGYIGPQVLGAESASGIRYFVDPRVVEGTSWITGANERGVHVSGLVMGRDFTADGVAEVSDVRAGDPAPDGSGPLETARGMEIGHVFQLGRKYAEALDLKVQDENGKLATVTMGSYGIGVTRIMAILAEAHNDEKGLAWPKEVAPFDVHVVATGKDQVAYDLASSLIDTLEGERYDVVYDDRPKVSPGVKLRDAELLGVPVVVVAGRNAADGVVELWDRRSGERRDVPVADLLEAIRAI, encoded by the coding sequence GTGGTCACACGGCTCTCCCATCTCTTCCTCCGCACGCTCCGCGACGACCCCTCCGACGCCGAGGTCACGAGCCACAAGCTGCTCGTCCGCGCCGGGTACGTCCGTCGCCAGTCCCCGGGCATCTTCGCGTGGCTGCCGCTCGGCCTGCGGGTGCGGCACAAGATCGAGGACATCATCCGCGAGGAGATGGTCGCAGCCGGCGCGCAGGAGGTCCTGCTGCCCGCGCTCCTGCCCCGCGAGCCCTACGAGGCGACCAACCGCTGGACCGAGTACGGCGACGGCATGTTCCGGCTGCAGGACCGCAAGGGTTCCGACTACCTGCTCGCACCGACGCACGAGGAGATGTTCGCCCTCCTCGTGAAGGACCTGTACGGCTCGTACAAGGACCTCCCCGTCACGCTGTTCCAGATCCAGGACAAGTACCGCGACGAGGCCCGACCGCGCGCCGGTCTGCTGCGCGGCCGCGAGTTCACGATGAAGGACGCGTACTCGTTCGACCTCACCGACGAGGGGCTCGAGCGCAGCTACCAGGTGATGCGCGACGCGTACGAGGCGATCTTCGCGCGCCTGGGCCTGGAGTACGTCATCGTCAAGGCCGACGCCGGTGCGATGGGCGGCTCGAAGTCCGAGGAGTTCCTGCACCCGATCGGTGTCGGGGAGGACACCTTCGTCCGCAGCGCGGGCGGCTACGCGGCCAACGTCGAGGCGTACGTCACGCCGGTGCCCGACGCCCTGCCGATCGCGGGCCAGCCCGAGCCCGTGCTCCTGCCCGCCGCCGACACCCCGACGATCGACACGCTCGTCGCGCACGCCAACGAGGTCGCTCCGCGTGACGGAGCTCCCTGGACCGCCGCGGACACGCTGAAGAACGTCGTGCTGGCGCTCACCCACCTCGACGGCACCCGCGAGGTCGTGGTCGTCGGGCTGCCCGGCGACCGCGAGGTCGACCTGAAGCGCGCCGAGGTCGCCTTCGCGCCGGCCGAGGTCGAGGCCGCGGGTGACGACGACTTCCGGAAGCACCCGGGCGTCTTCGTGAAGGGGTACATCGGGCCGCAGGTCCTCGGTGCCGAGAGCGCGTCCGGCATCCGCTACTTCGTCGACCCGCGCGTGGTCGAGGGCACGAGCTGGATCACCGGCGCGAACGAGCGCGGCGTCCACGTCTCCGGTCTGGTCATGGGCCGCGACTTCACCGCCGACGGCGTCGCCGAGGTGTCCGACGTCCGCGCCGGGGACCCGGCACCCGACGGGTCCGGCCCGCTCGAGACCGCCCGTGGCATGGAGATCGGCCACGTGTTCCAGCTCGGCCGCAAGTACGCCGAGGCGCTCGACCTCAAGGTGCAGGACGAGAACGGCAAGCTCGCCACGGTCACGATGGGCTCGTACGGCATCGGCGTGACGCGCATCATGGCGATCCTCGCCGAGGCGCACAACGACGAGAAGGGCCTCGCCTGGCCGAAGGAGGTCGCCCCGTTCGACGTCCACGTCGTCGCCACGGGCAAGGACCAGGTCGCCTACGACCTCGCGTCGTCGCTCATCGACACCCTCGAGGGCGAGCGCTACGACGTCGTCTACGACGATCGTCCGAAGGTGTCGCCGGGCGTCAAGCTGCGGGACGCCGAGCTGCTCGGCGTGCCGGTGGTCGTCGTCGCCGGCCGGAACGCCGCCGACGGCGTCGTCGAGCTGTGGGACCGCCGCTCGGGCGAGCGGCGCGACGTGCCGGTCGCCGACCTGCTCGAGGCGATCCGCGCGATCTGA
- the ispG gene encoding flavodoxin-dependent (E)-4-hydroxy-3-methylbut-2-enyl-diphosphate synthase produces the protein MPKVPETLSPRRKSRQIRVGKVLVGGDAPVSVQSMTTTPTTNINATLQQIAELTASGCDIVRVAVPSQDDADALPIIAKKSQIPVIADIHFQPKYVFQAIDAGCAAVRVNPGNIRKFDDQVGAIAKAAKDAGVSLRIGVNAGSLEPSLLQKYGKATPEALVESAVWEASLFEEHDFHDFKISVKHNDPIVMVKAYRQLAAAGDWPLHLGVTEAGPEFQGTIKSATAFGILLAEGIGDTIRVSLSAPPAQEVKVGLQILQSLNLRERKLEIVSCPSCGRAQVDVYQLANDVTKGLEGMTVPLRVAVMGCVVNGPGEAREADLGVASGNGKGQIFVKGQVIKTVPEREIVQTLIEEANRIADEMGPEAATGTPQVITTT, from the coding sequence CTGCCGAAAGTCCCCGAAACCCTGAGCCCGCGTCGGAAGTCGCGCCAGATCCGGGTGGGGAAGGTCCTCGTGGGCGGCGACGCACCGGTCTCCGTGCAGTCGATGACGACGACGCCGACGACGAACATCAACGCGACACTGCAGCAGATCGCCGAGCTGACGGCGTCCGGCTGTGACATCGTCCGCGTTGCCGTGCCGAGCCAGGACGACGCGGACGCGCTGCCGATCATCGCGAAGAAGTCGCAGATCCCGGTCATCGCCGACATCCACTTCCAGCCGAAGTACGTCTTCCAGGCCATCGACGCCGGGTGCGCCGCCGTCCGCGTGAACCCGGGCAACATCCGGAAGTTCGACGACCAGGTCGGTGCGATCGCCAAGGCCGCGAAGGACGCCGGCGTCTCGCTCCGCATCGGCGTCAACGCGGGGTCGCTCGAGCCGAGCCTGCTGCAGAAGTACGGCAAGGCCACGCCCGAGGCGCTCGTCGAGTCGGCCGTCTGGGAGGCGTCGCTGTTCGAGGAGCACGACTTCCACGACTTCAAGATCTCGGTCAAGCACAACGACCCGATCGTCATGGTCAAGGCCTACCGGCAGCTCGCCGCGGCGGGGGACTGGCCCCTGCACCTCGGTGTCACCGAGGCCGGGCCGGAGTTCCAGGGCACCATCAAGAGCGCGACCGCGTTCGGCATCCTGCTCGCCGAGGGGATCGGTGACACCATCCGCGTCTCCCTCTCGGCACCGCCCGCGCAGGAGGTGAAGGTCGGCCTGCAGATCCTGCAGTCGCTCAACCTGCGCGAGCGCAAGCTCGAGATCGTCTCGTGCCCGAGCTGCGGTCGCGCGCAGGTCGACGTCTACCAGCTGGCCAACGACGTCACGAAGGGGCTCGAGGGCATGACCGTCCCCCTGCGCGTCGCCGTCATGGGTTGCGTCGTGAACGGCCCGGGCGAGGCCCGCGAGGCCGACCTCGGCGTCGCCTCCGGCAACGGCAAGGGGCAGATCTTCGTGAAGGGCCAGGTCATCAAGACCGTGCCGGAGCGCGAGATCGTGCAGACGCTCATCGAGGAGGCGAACCGCATCGCCGACGAGATGGGTCCCGAGGCGGCCACCGGCACCCCGCAGGTGATCACCACCACCTGA
- a CDS encoding cysteine hydrolase — MSVTVPADAWLVAIDLQEVFTGDSPWATPRYDDAAAGTERLLPRFAGRTVFTRFVAPERPQGAWVPYYREWPFALVPDGDPLYDLTAPFAATAADHGAPVVTEPTFGKWGTSLRAVVGDHPHLVLTGVSTDCCVITTALAAADAGVTVTVVADACAGASDEDHERALALMRLYAPLITVVDRGSDLVAGQV, encoded by the coding sequence GTGAGCGTCACGGTACCGGCCGACGCCTGGCTCGTGGCGATCGACCTGCAGGAGGTCTTCACCGGCGACAGCCCGTGGGCGACGCCCCGCTACGACGACGCCGCGGCCGGGACGGAACGGCTGCTGCCGCGGTTCGCCGGACGGACCGTGTTCACACGCTTCGTCGCGCCGGAGCGCCCGCAGGGCGCCTGGGTGCCCTACTACCGCGAGTGGCCCTTCGCCCTGGTCCCGGACGGTGATCCCCTGTACGACCTGACGGCTCCCTTCGCGGCCACCGCGGCGGACCACGGCGCCCCCGTCGTCACCGAGCCGACCTTCGGCAAGTGGGGGACGAGCCTCCGGGCCGTCGTCGGGGACCACCCGCACCTGGTGCTCACCGGGGTCTCCACCGACTGCTGCGTCATCACGACCGCCCTCGCTGCGGCGGACGCCGGGGTGACCGTCACGGTCGTCGCGGACGCCTGCGCCGGGGCGAGTGACGAGGACCACGAGCGGGCGCTCGCGCTCATGCGGCTCTACGCCCCGCTCATCACGGTGGTGGACCGCGGGTCGGACCTGGTCGCCGGCCAGGTGTGA
- a CDS encoding cytosine permease: protein MSTAGEVRAVERQGIDVIAESDRKGRPRGLFWPWFAANVSVLGLSYGSFVLGFGISLAQATIVSVVGVAFSFLLCGVVAIAGKRGSAPTMVLSRAAFGVRGNRLPSFLSWVLTVGWETALASLAVLATSTVFRELGWDDGVVTKLVALVVVAALVVGAGIAGFDVIMRLQTVITVVTAVLTVVYVVLAVPSIDLGTLGALPTGSAQNVIGALVLVMTGFGLGWVNAAADYSRYLPRTSSTGGVVWWTTFGGALAPAVLVVVGVLLAGSSEDLDGAISADPIGALTTILPVWFLVPFALVAILGLVGGAVLDIYSSGLALLSAGVRIPRPVAAGVDGVFMVAGAVYVVFFAKDFISPFQAFLVTLGVPIAAWAGVFVADVLLRRRAYADAELDDVRGRYGDVRWPAIGLVALGTALGWGLVTNTYGVPSWLNWQGYLLGPFGLGGREGAWAYANLGVLVALVVGFAGTLLTARGAVRRQERLPVSVAEPAVDARREPTA from the coding sequence ATGAGCACCGCTGGTGAGGTCCGCGCCGTCGAGCGCCAGGGCATCGACGTCATCGCCGAGTCCGACCGCAAGGGTCGCCCGCGTGGCCTGTTCTGGCCGTGGTTCGCGGCCAACGTCTCGGTGCTCGGGCTGAGCTACGGGTCGTTCGTGCTCGGTTTCGGCATCTCGCTCGCGCAGGCAACGATCGTCTCCGTCGTGGGCGTCGCGTTCTCGTTCCTGCTCTGCGGCGTCGTCGCGATCGCCGGCAAGCGCGGATCCGCGCCGACGATGGTGCTCAGCCGCGCGGCCTTCGGAGTCCGCGGCAACCGCCTGCCGTCGTTCCTCAGCTGGGTGCTCACGGTCGGGTGGGAGACCGCGTTGGCCTCCCTCGCCGTGCTCGCCACGTCGACGGTGTTCCGCGAGCTCGGCTGGGACGACGGCGTCGTGACGAAGCTCGTCGCCCTGGTCGTGGTCGCCGCGCTCGTCGTCGGCGCGGGCATCGCCGGCTTCGACGTCATCATGCGGCTGCAGACCGTCATCACGGTCGTCACCGCGGTGCTCACCGTCGTCTACGTCGTCCTCGCGGTGCCGTCGATCGACCTCGGTACGCTCGGTGCCCTCCCCACGGGCAGCGCGCAGAACGTCATCGGCGCGCTGGTGCTCGTGATGACCGGTTTCGGGCTCGGCTGGGTGAACGCGGCGGCGGACTACTCGCGGTACCTGCCGCGGACGTCCTCGACGGGCGGTGTGGTGTGGTGGACGACCTTCGGCGGCGCCCTCGCCCCCGCGGTCCTCGTCGTCGTCGGCGTCCTGCTCGCCGGATCGTCGGAGGACCTGGACGGCGCGATCAGCGCCGACCCGATCGGCGCGCTCACGACGATCCTGCCGGTCTGGTTCCTCGTCCCCTTCGCCCTCGTCGCGATCCTCGGGCTCGTCGGCGGTGCGGTGCTGGACATCTACTCGTCCGGACTCGCGCTGCTGAGCGCCGGCGTCCGCATCCCGCGCCCGGTGGCAGCGGGGGTGGACGGCGTCTTCATGGTGGCAGGCGCCGTGTACGTGGTCTTCTTCGCGAAGGACTTCATCTCGCCCTTCCAGGCGTTCCTCGTCACCCTGGGCGTGCCGATCGCCGCGTGGGCAGGGGTCTTCGTGGCCGACGTCCTGCTGCGTCGCCGTGCGTACGCCGACGCCGAGCTCGACGACGTCCGTGGACGCTACGGCGACGTGCGGTGGCCGGCGATCGGGCTCGTCGCGCTCGGCACGGCGCTCGGCTGGGGTCTCGTCACGAACACGTACGGTGTGCCGTCCTGGCTCAACTGGCAGGGGTACCTGCTCGGCCCGTTCGGTCTCGGCGGTCGCGAGGGCGCGTGGGCGTACGCGAACCTCGGTGTCCTCGTCGCCCTGGTCGTCGGGTTCGCGGGCACGCTCCTCACGGCGCGTGGAGCGGTCCGGCGGCAGGAGCGCCTCCCGGTGTCCGTCGCCGAGCCTGCCGTCGACGCCCGTCGGGAGCCGACCGCGTGA